A window from Larimichthys crocea isolate SSNF chromosome XXIII, L_crocea_2.0, whole genome shotgun sequence encodes these proteins:
- the acbd5a gene encoding acyl-CoA-binding domain-containing protein 5A — protein MEVASVTVEDERRLTQLRFDAAVKVIKSLPPDGPFQPSNDMMLKFYSYYKQATVGACDIPRPGFWDAVGKAKWDAWNSLGNMTKEEAMVAYVDEMKLILEGMPMTDEVEELLRVLGPFYELIEEKKKISQISDLSTGFGTMLGSAPSKSVAKSIIRTMEMNGTLETRPARLKSKEVKEMSEEEAQEEEEDEEDEEEEEEEEEEEEEEVIREVGKDKKPASQPKKKSSARRHKAPLANGKVANGVTHLTNGSHSRVALKDEGSQNGSVGEPNGLLNGHHTDPSVDVSSPSHLASDSDSEVYCDSVDQFGQEESSEHNRSLDDLDDEENHVTPPLAEPQATQELQEDVHGTAQVIRCGGEDGENGGTMSQRQRLNAGVPDSSVRRGRGSKSPGPGSGSLVPMYGSGDGDRDRWGGAVAPGGSLNEQIVVALARLQEDMQSVLERLHTLEALTASQARSMALSPTYPSTAVNKRSQRPSWWPFDISPTSLAFAVIWPFVVQWLIRLYLQRRSRRIN, from the exons ATGGAGGTGGCGAGTGTTACGGTGGAGGACGAGAGGCGTCTGACCCAGCTGAGGTTCGATGCCGCCGTCAAAGTGATCAAGAGTTTGCCCCCGGATG GTCCCTTTCAGCCGTCCAATGACATGATGCTCAAGTTCTACAGTTACTATAAACAAGCCACTGTGGGAGCATGCGATATACCCCGACCTGGCTTCTGGGACGCCGTGGGCAAAGCAAAATG GGATGCGTGGAATTCTCTTGGAAACAtgacaaaagaagaagcaaTGGTGGCCTATGTTGATGAAATGAAGCTG ATCCTGGAGGGTATGCCCATGACGGATGAGGTGGAAGAGCTCCTGCGTGTCCTCGGCCCGTTCTACGAGCTGatagaggagaagaaaaagatctCGCAGATCTCGGACCTGAGCACAG GCTTTGGCACAATGTTGGGTTCAGCGCCGTCAAAGAGCGTCGCAAAGAGCATCATCAGAACGATGGAAATGAACGGCACCCTGGAGACTCGTCCTGCCAGGCTCAAATCAAAGGAAGTGAAGGAAATGTCGGAGGAAGAGGcacaagaggaagaggaggatgaggaggatgaggaggaagaggaggaggaggaggaagaagaagaagaagaagtgataaGGGAGGTCGGAAAAG acAAGAAACCAGCTTCTCAGCCAAAGAAGAAATCTTCAGCCAGGAGGCACAAAGCTCCCCTGGCGAACGGAAAAGTGGCCAATGGGGTCACCCATCTGACCAACGGGAGTCATTCAAGGGTTGCCCTGAAAGACGAAGGCTCCCAGAATGGTTCAGTAGGCGAGCCCAATGGTCTGCTCAACGGTCACCACACAG ATCCCAGTGTCGATGTGTCCAGCCCCAGTCACCTGGCCAGTGACTCGGACAGCGAAGTCTACTGTGATTCTGTGGACCAGTTCGGCCAGGAAGAG AGCTCGGAGCATAACCGCTCTCTGGACGACCTGGACGACGAGGAGAACCACGTCACGCCTCCTCTAGCGGAGCCGCAGGCAACGCAGGAGCTCCAGGAGGACGTTCACGGCACAGCGCAGGTCATCCGGTGCGGAGGGGAGGACGGCGAGAACGGTGGAACGATGTCGCAGAGGCAGAGACTGAATGCAGGCGTGCCGGACAGCTCAgtcagaagaggaagag gCTCCAAGTCTCCAGGCCCCGGCTCTGGATCTCTGGTGCCCATGTACGGCAGTGGAGACGGGGACAGGGACCGCTGGGGAGGAGCGGTGGCGCCCGGAGGGAGCCTGAACGAGCAGATCGTCGTGGCGTTGGCGAGACTGCAGGAGGACATGCAGAGCGTCCTGGAGAGGCTGCACACCCTGGAGGCTCTCACAGCGAGCCAG gcCAGATCAATGGCTCTGTCTCCAACTTATCCATCGACCGCCGTGAACAAGAGGAGTCAG AGACCATCCTGGTGGCCTTTTGACATTTCTCCGACCAGTCTGGCCTTCGCTGTTATATGGCCGTTTGTGGTACAGTGGCTCATTCGCCTTTacctgcagaggaggagcag ACGAATCAACTAA